The following nucleotide sequence is from Dehalogenimonas formicexedens.
CCGCATTTGGGGCAAATCCACTCATCCGGGGCCGTCGCGAACTCTTCACCGCACGCCCGGCATCTCATTTTAGCCGGAACGCGCTTGAAATTTAATGTCGCTCCCTCGGCGATAGTGCCCTTGGTCATAAAATCAAAATAAAACTGGATCGAATCATCAACCAAACCGGAAAGTTCACCGATA
It contains:
- the hypA gene encoding hydrogenase maturation nickel metallochaperone HypA is translated as MHEMAVTQSLLDIVLKEAAQAGAKKVNGVNLVIGELSGLVDDSIQFYFDFMTKGTIAEGATLNFKRVPAKMRCRACGEEFATAPDEWICPKCGEWQAEVTAGKEFYIDSIEVDDADKGP